A region from the Leptospira venezuelensis genome encodes:
- a CDS encoding ATP-binding protein, which produces MITDLEILICSAFIFLSTNLFWLGTTTGTNLEKKNAASYFSIFTLIVSSLLFASSAILGQSGFLIVSSYPFLYFFPGLILLILIPFGWYVVIVWFFGFLKRKGIFLILFYLLSFCQLVAISILLIYNPGKSWNISLFEYWKFVPFSFKSAYLIYIFTCVFLSLLCLFLFRISNNSLSELGRQKAVPFLKLIGFSLLGVVSLVSVLFVGDEFGIIENLILKAEKEPKYFYGFVLCIQGLICISILVLGWALISYEILTGRILPKISLRQEWKNSIYTSFILSSLYFVFAKLGYPRAEIPIIFSYSFFLSRFFTIRKNKQISFSQNEVLKMILYSGSVKLSFGYLCKDVLEATKAALIFRGKIPYISDTNIYYPEDTKSEIFDFSKTVYYLENPNIQYLDKDQFSGFVIRVKIESVLSGDAYLLLGEKENGGLFAEEEIEIARTTGTWLVHSLFLEETGNILEELQRKKIQEQRLSDQKTRQILHDEILPEIHSLILEISNDKSGNLKSQHANSLTELHKRISFLLREMSDTGLEISRLGLIPMLQKLQDSEAKDSNLIWKIEPNLNSATENYPPEVQEVLYYAFRESLRNAVKYSGESKSQITIAIQYENGLSIQIKNEIGKDVILVRSSGQGLKIHSALLRIFQGSLTLEFPSSKEAVIQIFLPSPSA; this is translated from the coding sequence TTGATAACAGATCTTGAAATATTAATTTGTTCTGCTTTTATATTCCTTTCCACAAATTTATTCTGGTTAGGCACTACCACCGGAACAAATCTGGAAAAGAAAAACGCAGCTTCCTATTTTAGCATTTTTACTTTAATAGTATCTTCTTTATTATTCGCTTCCTCTGCGATACTTGGACAAAGCGGATTTTTGATAGTGTCTTCTTATCCTTTCTTATACTTTTTTCCTGGACTGATCTTACTAATACTCATTCCATTCGGATGGTATGTGGTTATAGTTTGGTTTTTCGGATTTTTAAAAAGGAAAGGGATCTTTCTTATTTTATTCTATCTTTTATCTTTTTGCCAATTAGTTGCAATTTCTATTCTGCTCATCTATAATCCGGGAAAATCCTGGAATATCAGTTTATTTGAATATTGGAAATTTGTACCTTTCTCCTTTAAATCCGCTTATTTGATCTATATTTTCACCTGTGTTTTCCTTTCGTTACTCTGCTTATTTCTATTCAGAATTTCAAACAATAGTCTCTCCGAATTAGGAAGACAAAAGGCGGTTCCTTTCTTAAAACTTATAGGATTTTCTCTATTAGGAGTAGTCTCATTAGTTTCTGTTTTATTCGTAGGAGATGAATTCGGAATCATAGAAAATCTGATCTTAAAAGCGGAAAAAGAGCCAAAATATTTTTATGGATTCGTTCTTTGTATCCAAGGATTAATCTGCATTTCTATTTTAGTTTTGGGCTGGGCATTAATATCCTACGAAATTCTTACCGGAAGGATACTACCGAAAATCAGTTTAAGACAAGAATGGAAAAATTCTATTTATACATCTTTTATACTTTCTTCTTTATATTTTGTTTTTGCCAAACTTGGGTATCCGAGGGCAGAAATACCGATCATATTCTCCTATTCCTTTTTTCTTTCCAGATTTTTTACAATTCGAAAAAACAAACAGATAAGTTTCAGCCAAAACGAAGTATTGAAAATGATCTTATATTCCGGTTCTGTAAAACTTTCCTTCGGGTATTTGTGCAAGGACGTATTAGAAGCCACCAAAGCGGCCCTGATCTTTCGGGGAAAAATTCCTTACATCTCAGATACAAATATCTACTATCCGGAAGATACTAAATCAGAGATATTTGATTTTTCTAAAACAGTTTATTACCTCGAAAACCCAAACATTCAATATCTAGATAAAGATCAGTTCTCTGGATTTGTGATCCGAGTAAAAATAGAGAGTGTACTTTCTGGAGATGCATACTTGCTCTTGGGAGAAAAAGAAAACGGAGGATTATTTGCAGAAGAAGAAATAGAGATCGCAAGGACCACAGGGACCTGGCTTGTTCATTCTTTATTCTTGGAAGAAACAGGAAATATTCTAGAAGAATTACAAAGAAAGAAAATACAGGAACAAAGACTTTCAGACCAAAAGACTAGGCAAATCCTTCACGATGAAATTCTTCCTGAAATCCATTCTCTTATTTTAGAGATCTCAAACGATAAATCAGGAAATCTCAAATCTCAACACGCAAATTCTCTTACGGAACTTCATAAAAGGATTTCCTTTCTATTGAGAGAAATGTCTGATACTGGTTTGGAAATTTCCAGGCTTGGCCTTATTCCAATGCTACAAAAACTGCAAGATTCGGAAGCCAAAGATTCTAATCTAATTTGGAAAATAGAACCAAACTTAAATTCTGCAACGGAAAACTATCCTCCTGAAGTTCAGGAAGTTTTGTATTATGCATTCAGGGAATCCTTACGTAACGCAGTAAAATATTCCGGAGAATCAAAATCACAAATTACAATCGCCATTCAATATGAGAATGGCTTATCCATTCAGATCAAAAACGAAATAGGAAAAGATGTTATATTAGTCCGCTCTTCCGGGCAAGGGCTGAAAATACATAGTGCTTTATTAAGAATTTTCCAGGGCTCTTTAACATTAGAGTTTCCTAGTTCTAAAGAAGCAGTAATTCAGATCTTTCTTCCTTCTCCCTCAGCATAA
- a CDS encoding response regulator transcription factor, whose amino-acid sequence MKADPLKVLVAEDNLKLRKAMISGLEESGKIRSVFDCDSGEETIRYCLEEEADVLLLDVRLAGKLNGIETIISIRKEFPRKPVVIYSIQDSDEYFRTFRSSGILSHYAYVRKSNYLLPQMVVPLIRLAYDGKSFIDPEIESRVTEVREKDENSPLAVLEPNERSVAEMLAKGFSNEQIAQHFGFKDKRTISRINGQIYSAWGLNETNSDEKVARTRAALIVLANRFLEWEEDEKIFYRNSSGERIPWMPNIDNRS is encoded by the coding sequence TCCCCTCAAGGTACTGGTAGCGGAAGACAATCTAAAACTCAGAAAAGCGATGATCTCCGGCCTGGAAGAATCCGGAAAAATAAGATCGGTATTCGACTGTGACTCTGGCGAAGAAACGATCCGTTATTGTTTGGAAGAAGAGGCAGACGTTCTTCTTTTGGATGTGAGACTCGCTGGAAAGCTAAACGGGATAGAGACCATTATTTCCATCCGAAAAGAATTCCCGCGCAAACCTGTAGTCATTTATTCCATACAGGACAGCGACGAATATTTCAGAACATTCAGAAGTTCCGGGATCTTAAGCCATTACGCTTATGTTAGAAAATCGAATTATCTTCTTCCTCAGATGGTGGTCCCATTAATCCGCTTGGCTTACGATGGAAAAAGTTTTATAGATCCTGAAATAGAATCCAGAGTTACCGAAGTCAGGGAGAAGGACGAAAATTCCCCTCTTGCAGTATTAGAACCAAACGAAAGATCCGTAGCAGAAATGTTAGCAAAAGGATTTAGTAACGAACAGATCGCGCAACATTTCGGGTTCAAGGATAAGAGAACGATTAGCAGAATAAATGGACAGATCTACTCTGCTTGGGGACTAAACGAAACTAACTCAGACGAAAAAGTTGCTCGAACAAGAGCAGCGCTAATAGTATTAGCCAACCGTTTTTTGGAATGGGAAGAGGACGAAAAAATTTTTTATAGGAATTCTTCAGGAGAAAGGATTCCATGGATGCCTAATATTGATAACAGATCTTGA